GCTCGGTCAGACCGCGCAGGTCCTGGAGGTAGAGCGGCAGCAGGATCATCGAGCCGAGGAACGCCATGAAGCCGGCCGCCATCAGCACCAGCGACACCGCGTAGTTGCGGTGCAGCAGGGTACGCAGGTCGAGCAGCGGGCGCTCGGAGCGCTGGAGGCGGACCTGCAGCACGGCGAACAGCACGATCAGCACCACGCCGGAGCCGATCAGCAGCGTCGGCTCGCTCCACGCGGCGTTGCCGACCTTGCTGAGGCCGTAGACGAACAGGCTGAAGCCACCACCCGCGAGCACGACGCTCAGCCAGCTGATCGGGCTGCGGGTCGTCTCGCCGACGTTCTCGAGCTGGCGGAAGCCGAAGAAGCCGACCAGCACGGCGATCGGGAGCACCGTGACGAAGATCAGCCGCCACGAGCCCAGGTCGAGCAGGATGCCGGACACGGCCGGGCCGAGCGCCGGCGCACACGACATGGCCAGCGTGACCTGGCCCATCACGCGGCCCCGGTCCTCGGCGGACACCACGGTCATCAGGGTGGTCATCAGCAGCGGCATCATCACCGCGGTGCCACCGGCCTGGACGACCCGGCCGACGAGGAGGATCTCGAAGGACGGGGCGACGGCGGCGATCAGGGTGCCGACGCTGAAGGTCGTCATCGCCGTGGCGTACGCCGTCCGGGTGCTCACCCGCTGGAGGAACCAGCCGGTGACCGGGATCACGGCGGCCATCGTCAGCATGAACACGGTCAGCGCCCACTGGGCGGTCGTCGAGGTGATCGCGAACTCGGTCATCAGCCGCGGGATGGCGTTGACCATGATCGTCTCGTTCAGGATCACGACGAAGGTCGCCGCGACCAGCAGCTTGATGACGAGGGGAGTCCGGCCCGGGGTCGCCGAGGCGCTCGTGAACTCCTGCTCGAACGCAGGCGTGTCGCCGGTCTGAGCGGGTCCGGCTGCGGAGGGCGCAGTCATGACAGGTCCTATCGGTTGGTGGCAGGGTCTGGCGGTGGCCGACCCCGTGACGCCGCATGGCTCGGGCTGACCGTCGCTTCACAGGTACGACGAACCAGCCGTCACCGAATCGACATCGCGAACCAGGAAAATTCATCGGCCCGCCCGTCGGGGCGCTGACAGGAGTCAATCGTCCAGCACCGACAGTCATTCCCGCCAATGGTTAAACGGCCGGAATCGCCGCCCACGATCTGCGACGCGCTCGCACGGTCAGGCGCGGAAGACGACCTTGCCGAAGACGTCGCCGGCCGCCATGGCGGCGAACCCGTCACGGGCCTCGGTCATCGGCAGCACCCGGTCGATGACGGGCCGCACGCCGGTGCTGTGCAGCAGGTTGACCAGCGCGGCCAGCTCGCCCCGGGTGCCCATCGTGGAGCCGACGACGCTCAACTGCAGGAAGAAGATCCGGGTCAGCTCGGCGTCGTCGAGGTTCGGGCCCGACGTGGTGCCGGAGATGACGATCCGGCCGCCGGGACGCA
This region of Nocardioides sp. L-11A genomic DNA includes:
- a CDS encoding MDR family MFS transporter: MTAPSAAGPAQTGDTPAFEQEFTSASATPGRTPLVIKLLVAATFVVILNETIMVNAIPRLMTEFAITSTTAQWALTVFMLTMAAVIPVTGWFLQRVSTRTAYATAMTTFSVGTLIAAVAPSFEILLVGRVVQAGGTAVMMPLLMTTLMTVVSAEDRGRVMGQVTLAMSCAPALGPAVSGILLDLGSWRLIFVTVLPIAVLVGFFGFRQLENVGETTRSPISWLSVVLAGGGFSLFVYGLSKVGNAAWSEPTLLIGSGVVLIVLFAVLQVRLQRSERPLLDLRTLLHRNYAVSLVLMAAGFMAFLGSMILLPLYLQDLRGLTELQTGLLVMPGGLAMGLLGPQVGKVYDRIGARPLVIPGSVAMVALLFGLSRIGAETPYAVILALHIALMVSLALVFTPVFTIGLGDLPPHLYSHGSSLLGTLQQVAGAIGTALLVVIMTNRTDHLAEAGKHPVDAFMGGLQWAFAAGAVIGVVVVAMALLLPAKADAPEGVHAGH